In one Oncorhynchus nerka isolate Pitt River linkage group LG7, Oner_Uvic_2.0, whole genome shotgun sequence genomic region, the following are encoded:
- the LOC115132740 gene encoding zinc finger protein 239-like, protein MYKLQSLNSFLSECLTAAAVEILGAIEKVVAEYQEEISRSKEEIDSLRRQLRITPEIKLCRTDSQQLSLPVSEEVPFEQQHCEQEEPGPSQIKEEKEEVRTSQEEEQFQGLEGNTIEFIFSGPCVKREWDHEALSRSSTVISDQVNRPPLDPKPPLGAHCSELSTMSKKSHYCGKVFSLKADLQRHVTLARERPIECPYNATCKLKAHVPLCHGGKPCPVCGKTFKNKDHLSQHMRIHTQDRPFSCGDCGKGFYSKGLLNVHIQTHKGEKPFICGYCGKSFYQKGNLNQHLRTHTGEKPFSCGICGKNFSRKTHLNRHILTHTGEKRHGCSVCGRRFAENADLLKHVDKVHK, encoded by the exons ATGTATAAATTACAGTCTTTGAATTCGTTTCTTTCTGAGTGTTTAACGGCGGCGGCAGTGGAGATTTTGGGGGCAATTGAGAAAGTAGTAGCTGAGTACCAGGAGGAGATATCCCGATCTAAAGAGGAGATTGATAGTCTACGGAGACAGCTAAGGATTACACCGGAGATAAAACTAtgtagaacag ACTCCCAGcagctctctctacctgtctctgaagAGGTTCCCTTTGAGCAACAACACTGTGAGCAGGAGGAACCAGGGCCATCACAGATTaaagaggaaaaggaggaagTCAGGACCAgccaggaggaagagcagtttCAAGGACTGGAGGGTAATACCATAGAGTTTATATTTAGTGGTCCCTGTGTGAAAAGGGAATGGGATCATGAGGCCTTAAGCCGCAGCTCAACTGTAATTAGTGACCAAGTAAATAGACCACCATTGGATCCCAAACCACCATTGGGGGCACACTGTTCTGAACTCAGCACCATGTCTAAAAAATCTCACTACTGCGGCAAAGTATTTTCTCTGAAAGCTGACCTTCAGAGGCATGTGACTCTCGCCAGGGAGAGACCCATTGAATGCCCCTACAACGCCACATGTAAACTGAAGGCCCATGTCCCACTCTGTCACGGTGGGAAACCCTGCCCTGTTTGTGGCAAGACCTTTAAAAACAAAGACCATCTATCCCAGCACATGAGGATTCATACACAGGACAGGCCatttagctgtggtgactgcGGAAAAGGTTTCTATAGCAAGGGGCTGCTGAACGTGCATATACAGACTCATAAAGGAGAGAAACCATTCATCTGTGGATACTGCGGGAAAAGCTTCTATCAGAAGGGGAATCTAAACCAACATTTAcggactcacacaggagagaaaccatttagctgtgGTATCTGCGGAAAAAACTTCAGTCGAAAAACGCACCTGAACAGGCATATCCTGACTCACACAGGTGAGAAACGGCATGGCTGTTCTGTGTGTGGTAGAAGATTCGCTGAGAATGCTGACCTGCTGAAGCATGTGGATAAAGTCCACAAATAA
- the LOC115131590 gene encoding class I histocompatibility antigen, F10 alpha chain-like isoform X2, which translates to MYFVVVLLLFGTLSTVNSETLSLSYIYTALSKPVELPGIHEFTAMGLMNNRQIDYYDSVDKKKIPKQDWMREKLPADYWEKGTQSRKSKEQWFKVNVDILMNRMRHNNTGVHILQWRHGCEIDKQPDGTLKFIKGTDQYSYDGDDFLAFDDATMQWVAPVDQALPTKRKWDGVQILNQYTKGYLEKECVDWLSKFMAYGDKEANKHSPPKVYAFAKKAKIAGHIRLTCMATGFYPKDVLMHIKKNGVQLTKQDGVQSDGVLPNDEESYQIRMSVQIPEADKETYECFVNHRTLKEPIVVKWDGKCCDCSQGTVAVIVAVVVAVVLLLAMVTLLLVLWRTGTICAGQTGALMPTGNQAPLNVTKDVASSTSSDSGQGSNERLERETMLTNGEDASSTSSDSGQGSNERLERETMLTNGVTTEDASSTSSDSAIGE; encoded by the exons AGACATTGTCGCTGAGCTACATCTACACGGCCCTCTCAAAGCCAGTTGAATTGcctggtatccatgagttcactGCCATGGGCCTGATGAATAACAGACAGATCGATTACTATGACAGTGTGGATAAAAAGAAGATTCCCAAACAGGACTGGATGAGGGAGAAGCTGCCAGCAGACTACTGGGAAAAAGGCACTCAGTCACGCAAAAGCAAGGAGCAGTGGTTCAAAGTCAACGTCGACATCCTGATGAACCGCATGAGGCACAACAACACTG GTGTCCATATCCTTCAGTGGAGGCATGGCTGTGAGATTGACAAACAGCCAGACGGCACATTGAAATTCATAAAGGGCACTGACCAATACAGCTACGATGGTGATGACTTCCTGGCCTTTGACGATGCCACTATGCAGTGGGTGGCCCCAGTTGATCAAGCTCTGCCGACTAAGAGGAAGTGGGACGGGGTGCAGATCCTCAACCAGTACACCAAGGGCTACCTGGAGAAGGAGTGTGTAGACTGGCTGTCCAAATTCAtggcatatggggacaaagaggCTAATAAGCACT CACCTCCAAAGGTCTATGCATTTGCTAAAAAAGCCAAAATTGCAGGACATATTCGACTGACCTGCATGGCCACAGGTTTCTATCCCAAAGATGTACTAATGCATATTAAGAAGAATGGAGTCCAATTGACCAAACAAGATGGAGTGCAGTCTGACGGAGTCTTACCCAATGATGAAGAGAGCTACCAGATCAGGATGAGTGTGCAGATTCCAGAGGCAGACAAGGAAACTTATGAATGCTTTGTCAACCATAGAACGTTGAAGGAGCCAATTGTGGTCAAATGGG ATGGAAAATGCTGTGATTGTAGCCAAGGCACAGTTGCTGtcattgttgctgttgttgttgcggtGGTCCTCCTGTTAGCCATGGTTACCTTACTTTTGGTTCTTTGGAGGACAGGCACAATAT GTGCTGGTCAAACAGGAGCTCTAATGCCTACTGGGAATCAGGCACCTCTGAATG TGACAAAAGATGTTGCTAGCAGCACTTCCTCTGACTCTG GTCAAGGCAGCAATGAACGTCTAGAGAGGGAGACAATGCTGACAAATGGAG AGGACGCTAGCAGCACTTCCTCTGACTCAG GTCAAGGCAGCAATGAACGTCTAGAGAGGGAGACAATGCTGACAAATGGAG TGACAACAGAGGACGCTAGCAGCACTTCCTCTGACTCAG CCATTGGGGAGTGA
- the LOC115131590 gene encoding class I histocompatibility antigen, F10 alpha chain-like isoform X1, with protein sequence MYFVVVLLLFGTLSTVNSETLSLSYIYTALSKPVELPGIHEFTAMGLMNNRQIDYYDSVDKKKIPKQDWMREKLPADYWEKGTQSRKSKEQWFKVNVDILMNRMRHNNTGVHILQWRHGCEIDKQPDGTLKFIKGTDQYSYDGDDFLAFDDATMQWVAPVDQALPTKRKWDGVQILNQYTKGYLEKECVDWLSKFMAYGDKEANKHSPPKVYAFAKKAKIAGHIRLTCMATGFYPKDVLMHIKKNGVQLTKQDGVQSDGVLPNDEESYQIRMSVQIPEADKETYECFVNHRTLKEPIVVKWDGKCCDCSQGTVAVIVAVVVAVVLLLAMVTLLLVLWRTGTICAGQTGALMPTGNQAPLNVTKDVASSTSSDSGQGSNERLERETMLTNGVTEDASSTSSDSGQGSNERLERETMLTNGVTTEDASSTSSDSAIGE encoded by the exons AGACATTGTCGCTGAGCTACATCTACACGGCCCTCTCAAAGCCAGTTGAATTGcctggtatccatgagttcactGCCATGGGCCTGATGAATAACAGACAGATCGATTACTATGACAGTGTGGATAAAAAGAAGATTCCCAAACAGGACTGGATGAGGGAGAAGCTGCCAGCAGACTACTGGGAAAAAGGCACTCAGTCACGCAAAAGCAAGGAGCAGTGGTTCAAAGTCAACGTCGACATCCTGATGAACCGCATGAGGCACAACAACACTG GTGTCCATATCCTTCAGTGGAGGCATGGCTGTGAGATTGACAAACAGCCAGACGGCACATTGAAATTCATAAAGGGCACTGACCAATACAGCTACGATGGTGATGACTTCCTGGCCTTTGACGATGCCACTATGCAGTGGGTGGCCCCAGTTGATCAAGCTCTGCCGACTAAGAGGAAGTGGGACGGGGTGCAGATCCTCAACCAGTACACCAAGGGCTACCTGGAGAAGGAGTGTGTAGACTGGCTGTCCAAATTCAtggcatatggggacaaagaggCTAATAAGCACT CACCTCCAAAGGTCTATGCATTTGCTAAAAAAGCCAAAATTGCAGGACATATTCGACTGACCTGCATGGCCACAGGTTTCTATCCCAAAGATGTACTAATGCATATTAAGAAGAATGGAGTCCAATTGACCAAACAAGATGGAGTGCAGTCTGACGGAGTCTTACCCAATGATGAAGAGAGCTACCAGATCAGGATGAGTGTGCAGATTCCAGAGGCAGACAAGGAAACTTATGAATGCTTTGTCAACCATAGAACGTTGAAGGAGCCAATTGTGGTCAAATGGG ATGGAAAATGCTGTGATTGTAGCCAAGGCACAGTTGCTGtcattgttgctgttgttgttgcggtGGTCCTCCTGTTAGCCATGGTTACCTTACTTTTGGTTCTTTGGAGGACAGGCACAATAT GTGCTGGTCAAACAGGAGCTCTAATGCCTACTGGGAATCAGGCACCTCTGAATG TGACAAAAGATGTTGCTAGCAGCACTTCCTCTGACTCTG GTCAAGGCAGCAATGAACGTCTAGAGAGGGAGACAATGCTGACAAATGGAG TGACAGAGGACGCTAGCAGCACTTCCTCTGACTCAG GTCAAGGCAGCAATGAACGTCTAGAGAGGGAGACAATGCTGACAAATGGAG TGACAACAGAGGACGCTAGCAGCACTTCCTCTGACTCAG CCATTGGGGAGTGA